One Epinephelus lanceolatus isolate andai-2023 chromosome 10, ASM4190304v1, whole genome shotgun sequence genomic region harbors:
- the LOC117266166 gene encoding transcription factor E2F3-like isoform X2, producing the protein MVLLSPLHPCSQMEILAKRRLALDDSDHQYQSEPTRTPRGRGGAAVANGTRLKTPRTPKSPPEKTRYDTSLGLLTKKFVDLLAQSSDGVLDLNLAAETLQVQKRRLYDITNVLEGIHLIKKKSKNNIQWMGCSLLEVEGALSQRQRLTAEVSALGEEEQRLEQLIQRCTLDMRHMSEQQSNQKYAYVTYQDIKQIGTLRDQTVIVVKAPTDTKLEVPDPDESLSVHLTSTKGPIEVLLCPDEENDPRSPVKNGSMDINGNSPFLKVLQGPACMATSSIPSLAPPSSSSAVSVTTLSPISSPYTSLLQQTEDQIPSALGPFLNLGPPLLDQDDYLLGLGDDQGISDLFDACDFDKMPTVGLDDFLCS; encoded by the exons ATGGTGCTTTTGAGTCCGCTTCACCCTTGCAGCCAGATGGAAATATTG GCAAAAAGGCGGTTGGCTCTCGATGATTCAGACCACCAGTACCAGTCGGAACCAACCAGGACTCCACGAGGCAGAGGAGGGGCCGCGGTGGCCAATGGGACACGGCTAAAGACACCCAGAA CACCCAAGTCTCCTCCTGAGAAGACTAGGTATGACACCTCTCTGGGCTTGTTGACAAAGAAGTTTGTGGACCTTCTTGCCCAGTCTTCTGATGGCGTCTTGGACCTCAACCTTGCTGCTGAAACCTTACAG GTACAGAAAAGGCGGCTGTATGATATCACCAATGTACTAGAAGGCATTCACCTCATCaagaagaaatcaaagaacaaCATACAGTGGAT GGGCTGTAGTCTGTTGGAGGTAGAGGGGGCACTGAGCCAGAGACAGAGGCTAACAGCGGAAGTTTCGGCACTGGGAGAAGAAGAGCAGAGGCTCGAACAACTCATCCAGAGATGCACCCTGGATATGAGACACATGAGCGAGCAGCAGAGCAACCAGAA ATATGCCTATGTAACATACCAAGACATCAAACAGATAGGAACCCTCAGAGACCAGACTGTTATCGTCGTCAAAGCTCCCACAGATACCAAACTAGAAGTGCCAGACCCTGATGAG AGTTTGTCCGTCCATCTGACCAGCACCAAGGGTCCTATAGAAGTCCTACTGTGCCCAGATGAGGAGAATGACCCCAGAAGTCCTGTAAAAAATGGCAGCATGGACATCAATGGGAACTCGCCTTTCCTCAAAGTCCTTCAAG GTCCTGCCTGCATGGCCACTTCCTCCATCCCCTCCCTGGCTCCaccttcttcttcctcagcAGTCTCCGTCACTACTCTCTCCCCCATCTCGTCCCCTTACACCAGTCTTCTCCAGCAGACAGAAGACCAGATCCCTTCGGCCCTGGGGCCTTTCTTAAACCTGGGGCCTCCTCTTCTGGACCAAGACGACTACCTTTTAGGTTTGGGAGATGACCAGGGAATCAGCGACTTGTTTGACGCCTGTGACTTTGATAAAATGCCCACTGTCGGCCTGGATGATTTCCTGTGCAGCTAG
- the LOC117266166 gene encoding transcription factor E2F3-like isoform X1, whose amino-acid sequence MRRGISSAPDKVILAGVGGSPLDNNIILTTLTDRLNPGQANATYIQIITTPPPCNVTQTSNVCLSEPQINNIYTTPQQAAANGAGQRPALGRPPAKRRLALDDSDHQYQSEPTRTPRGRGGAAVANGTRLKTPRTPKSPPEKTRYDTSLGLLTKKFVDLLAQSSDGVLDLNLAAETLQVQKRRLYDITNVLEGIHLIKKKSKNNIQWMGCSLLEVEGALSQRQRLTAEVSALGEEEQRLEQLIQRCTLDMRHMSEQQSNQKYAYVTYQDIKQIGTLRDQTVIVVKAPTDTKLEVPDPDESLSVHLTSTKGPIEVLLCPDEENDPRSPVKNGSMDINGNSPFLKVLQGPACMATSSIPSLAPPSSSSAVSVTTLSPISSPYTSLLQQTEDQIPSALGPFLNLGPPLLDQDDYLLGLGDDQGISDLFDACDFDKMPTVGLDDFLCS is encoded by the exons ATGAGAAGAGGGATCTCCTCGGCTCCGGACAAAGTGATTTTAGCGGGGGTTGGGGGCTCTCCTTTGGACAATAATATCATTTTAACAACTCTCACGGATCGTTTAAACCCCGGTCAAGCCAACGCTACGTATATCCAAATAATAACCACCCCACCGCCTTGCAACGTTACACAGACATCAAATGTGTGTTTATCCGAGCCTCAGATAAACAACATTTACACAACTCCACAACAAGCTGCAGCAAACGGAGCAGGACAACGACCCGCTCTGGGGAGACCGCCG GCAAAAAGGCGGTTGGCTCTCGATGATTCAGACCACCAGTACCAGTCGGAACCAACCAGGACTCCACGAGGCAGAGGAGGGGCCGCGGTGGCCAATGGGACACGGCTAAAGACACCCAGAA CACCCAAGTCTCCTCCTGAGAAGACTAGGTATGACACCTCTCTGGGCTTGTTGACAAAGAAGTTTGTGGACCTTCTTGCCCAGTCTTCTGATGGCGTCTTGGACCTCAACCTTGCTGCTGAAACCTTACAG GTACAGAAAAGGCGGCTGTATGATATCACCAATGTACTAGAAGGCATTCACCTCATCaagaagaaatcaaagaacaaCATACAGTGGAT GGGCTGTAGTCTGTTGGAGGTAGAGGGGGCACTGAGCCAGAGACAGAGGCTAACAGCGGAAGTTTCGGCACTGGGAGAAGAAGAGCAGAGGCTCGAACAACTCATCCAGAGATGCACCCTGGATATGAGACACATGAGCGAGCAGCAGAGCAACCAGAA ATATGCCTATGTAACATACCAAGACATCAAACAGATAGGAACCCTCAGAGACCAGACTGTTATCGTCGTCAAAGCTCCCACAGATACCAAACTAGAAGTGCCAGACCCTGATGAG AGTTTGTCCGTCCATCTGACCAGCACCAAGGGTCCTATAGAAGTCCTACTGTGCCCAGATGAGGAGAATGACCCCAGAAGTCCTGTAAAAAATGGCAGCATGGACATCAATGGGAACTCGCCTTTCCTCAAAGTCCTTCAAG GTCCTGCCTGCATGGCCACTTCCTCCATCCCCTCCCTGGCTCCaccttcttcttcctcagcAGTCTCCGTCACTACTCTCTCCCCCATCTCGTCCCCTTACACCAGTCTTCTCCAGCAGACAGAAGACCAGATCCCTTCGGCCCTGGGGCCTTTCTTAAACCTGGGGCCTCCTCTTCTGGACCAAGACGACTACCTTTTAGGTTTGGGAGATGACCAGGGAATCAGCGACTTGTTTGACGCCTGTGACTTTGATAAAATGCCCACTGTCGGCCTGGATGATTTCCTGTGCAGCTAG